The proteins below come from a single Streptomyces tubercidicus genomic window:
- a CDS encoding ABC transporter: protein MIALLRYQTALLIGSHRWLPPVILYAAWLAISVRGGDPLLDGLGYAAGGLLPAAVWLTRTCVTNEPSAARNCAAAAAGPGRAHLAAVLTAAGTALLLALVGTALVVLVSDPRSTGHQVAVPVLPAAFAGLLAALVCLLMGTALGALSNWPVLRSTGWSIPTGLVAALLLLVLGASPANAAVSGLVTGSLHGTISIPWLPLIATLLIAAAATAVACALSSRRG, encoded by the coding sequence GTGATCGCTCTCCTCCGCTACCAGACAGCCCTGCTCATCGGCTCGCACCGCTGGCTGCCGCCGGTCATCCTCTACGCAGCCTGGCTGGCCATCAGCGTCCGCGGCGGCGACCCGCTGCTCGACGGGCTCGGCTATGCCGCCGGCGGGCTGCTGCCGGCCGCCGTATGGCTCACCCGGACCTGTGTCACCAACGAGCCGTCGGCCGCCCGTAATTGCGCCGCGGCCGCCGCCGGGCCCGGACGGGCGCACCTCGCCGCCGTACTGACCGCGGCCGGCACCGCGCTGCTGCTGGCACTCGTCGGCACGGCGCTGGTCGTCCTGGTGTCGGACCCGCGCTCCACCGGCCACCAGGTGGCCGTTCCGGTCCTGCCCGCGGCCTTCGCCGGGCTGCTCGCCGCGCTGGTGTGCCTGCTGATGGGCACCGCCCTCGGCGCCCTGAGCAACTGGCCGGTGCTGCGCAGCACCGGCTGGAGCATCCCGACGGGCCTGGTCGCCGCCCTGCTGCTGTTGGTGCTCGGCGCCTCGCCCGCCAACGCCGCCGTATCGGGACTGGTCACCGGCTCCCTCCACGGGACGATCAGCATCCCCTGGCTGCCGCTCATCGCCACCCTTTTGATCGCGGCCGCGGCGACCGCGGTGGCGTGCGCCCTCAGTTCACGGCGGGGGTGA
- a CDS encoding ATP-binding cassette domain-containing protein, with the protein MRLDGVGRRYGVRGPWVLREVDLDVPPRALLRVEGTNGSGKSTLLRLLAGIDRPSTGRITGRPRTAYVPERFPVALPFTAVGYLTHLGRIHGLPGPEAARSATEWLERFGAAGHARTPLAELSKGTSQKVAVAQALLAEPELLVLDEAWTGLDGGAREVLDRAVAERVADGGTVVFVDHDPQRLAGAADARYRVADGRLLPHEESGPAAGTTATAGPRVLIEAEGAPGSLPLTGAPQLPGGPEITPGPDGTTRLTVPAVHSDALLRALLTARPPWHIRSVTAVVRPGEALGTTALGADEAPGTTALRTDEAPGTTAVGADEAPDTLPAAARPHEAPGTRADDAPAPHEDSRP; encoded by the coding sequence ATGAGGCTGGACGGGGTGGGGCGGCGGTACGGGGTGCGCGGCCCCTGGGTGCTGCGGGAGGTGGATCTCGATGTGCCCCCGCGTGCGCTGCTGCGCGTCGAGGGGACCAATGGCAGTGGGAAATCCACCTTGCTGCGGCTGCTCGCCGGAATCGACCGGCCCAGCACCGGACGGATCACCGGCCGCCCGCGCACCGCCTATGTGCCCGAACGCTTCCCGGTCGCCCTCCCCTTCACCGCCGTCGGCTACCTCACCCACCTCGGCCGCATCCACGGTCTGCCCGGCCCCGAAGCGGCCCGCAGCGCCACCGAGTGGCTCGAACGCTTCGGGGCGGCCGGGCATGCGCGGACCCCGCTGGCCGAGCTGTCCAAGGGGACCAGCCAGAAGGTCGCGGTCGCCCAGGCGCTGCTGGCCGAGCCCGAACTGCTGGTGCTGGACGAGGCATGGACCGGTCTGGACGGCGGCGCGCGCGAGGTGCTCGACCGTGCGGTCGCCGAACGGGTCGCGGACGGCGGCACCGTCGTGTTCGTCGACCACGACCCGCAGCGGCTGGCGGGCGCCGCCGACGCGCGCTACCGGGTCGCGGACGGACGACTGCTGCCCCATGAGGAGAGCGGCCCGGCGGCGGGTACGACGGCCACGGCCGGTCCCCGCGTGCTGATCGAGGCCGAGGGCGCACCGGGGAGCCTGCCGCTCACTGGAGCGCCGCAGCTGCCCGGTGGGCCGGAGATCACGCCCGGTCCGGACGGGACGACCCGGCTGACGGTGCCGGCCGTCCACTCCGACGCCCTGCTGCGCGCCCTGCTCACCGCCCGTCCGCCCTGGCACATCCGCTCGGTCACCGCTGTCGTACGGCCGGGGGAGGCCCTCGGGACCACTGCCCTTGGTGCCGACGAGGCCCCCGGGACCACTGCCCTTCGTACCGACGAGGCCCCCGGGACCACCGCCGTTGGCGCCGACGAGGCCCCCGACACCCTCCCCGCCGCCGCACGGCCGCACGAAGCCCCCGGGACCCGTGCCGACGACGCCCCCGCACCCCACGAGGACTCCCGCCCGTGA
- a CDS encoding aminoacyl-tRNA hydrolase, with the protein MTSTETTDPSDNSATGPVEHAETDRDAAPEFVLPLVVRIEREAPPARTDALETAARAVLVLLSDERSAGDGEWAAAVRDWQDARIRKVVRRARRAEWRRATALPGITVTGREAEVRVFPPVPLDGWPKDLARLQVSGTELDDPQPPGAPADGPVLWFNPELEMSAGKEMAQAGHGAQLAWWELSEQERAAWRAAGFPLSVRSAGRVEWDALTRSGLPVVRDAGFTEVAPGSCTVVADHPALRRALPQTG; encoded by the coding sequence GTGACCAGCACCGAGACCACCGACCCGTCCGACAACAGCGCCACCGGCCCCGTCGAGCACGCAGAAACCGACCGCGACGCGGCACCGGAGTTCGTGCTGCCGCTCGTCGTACGGATCGAGCGGGAGGCACCACCGGCGCGTACGGACGCGCTGGAGACGGCCGCACGGGCGGTGCTGGTGCTGCTGTCCGACGAGCGCTCGGCCGGGGACGGCGAGTGGGCCGCGGCGGTAAGGGACTGGCAGGACGCCCGGATCCGGAAGGTGGTCCGGCGGGCGCGCCGCGCGGAGTGGCGGCGGGCGACGGCGCTCCCGGGCATCACGGTCACCGGCCGCGAGGCCGAGGTACGGGTCTTCCCGCCGGTGCCACTGGACGGCTGGCCGAAGGACCTGGCGCGGCTCCAGGTCTCGGGCACGGAGCTGGACGATCCGCAGCCGCCCGGGGCCCCCGCCGACGGCCCGGTGCTGTGGTTCAACCCCGAGCTGGAGATGTCGGCGGGCAAGGAAATGGCGCAGGCCGGACACGGCGCGCAGTTGGCGTGGTGGGAGCTGTCCGAGCAGGAGCGGGCGGCCTGGCGCGCGGCCGGGTTCCCGCTGTCCGTACGGTCCGCCGGGCGCGTGGAGTGGGACGCACTCACCCGCAGCGGTCTGCCGGTGGTGCGGGATGCCGGGTTCACGGAGGTCGCGCCGGGCTCCTGCACCGTCGTGGCCGACCATCCCGCGCTGCGGCGGGCGTTGCCGCAGACGGGCTGA
- a CDS encoding TIGR04222 domain-containing membrane protein: protein MTYSQAVYAGIGASSLLLVLGVVLVRLRPAAARRTEALAQDVWEMAFLAGGPGRVVDAALAGMHEDGRLAVGGPGVVTVRQALARDAVEAAVLDAITGTPGGALATLRATAMRSPAVQGVGDRLAARGLLRRPGPGRAWRRWAGVQMAACGVLFFVGVLVSVAGADGAAVPPFLATLPAVVGGLIVAWLCREAFARRITKAGSFALNTAKAAHTPGGAGGAWQPAGLVVALGGTALLADELLRQQFEEAHRAAAAGGSASGSASSGSFSSDGSGGGSGSDGGAWCGSSDGGGSGCGSGGSSCGGGTSCGGGSSCGGGSSCGGGSGCGGG, encoded by the coding sequence ATGACCTACTCCCAGGCGGTGTACGCGGGGATCGGTGCCTCGTCGCTGCTGCTGGTCCTCGGCGTGGTCCTGGTACGTCTGCGCCCCGCGGCCGCCCGGCGGACGGAGGCCCTGGCCCAGGACGTGTGGGAGATGGCGTTCCTCGCGGGCGGGCCGGGACGGGTGGTGGACGCGGCGCTCGCCGGGATGCACGAGGACGGCCGGCTGGCCGTGGGCGGCCCGGGGGTGGTGACCGTACGCCAGGCCCTTGCCCGGGACGCGGTCGAGGCGGCCGTCCTGGACGCGATCACCGGCACGCCGGGCGGGGCGCTCGCCACGCTCCGGGCGACGGCGATGCGCAGCCCGGCGGTCCAGGGCGTCGGCGACCGGCTGGCGGCCCGCGGTCTGCTGCGCCGTCCGGGGCCGGGCCGGGCTTGGCGCCGGTGGGCGGGCGTCCAGATGGCGGCGTGCGGGGTGCTCTTCTTCGTCGGTGTGCTGGTCTCGGTCGCCGGGGCGGACGGGGCCGCTGTGCCGCCCTTCCTCGCGACCTTGCCCGCGGTGGTCGGCGGTCTGATCGTGGCCTGGCTGTGCCGGGAGGCGTTCGCCCGCCGGATCACCAAGGCGGGGTCGTTCGCCCTGAACACCGCGAAGGCGGCGCACACACCAGGGGGCGCGGGCGGGGCCTGGCAGCCCGCGGGGCTGGTGGTGGCGCTCGGCGGTACGGCGCTGCTCGCGGACGAACTGCTGCGGCAGCAGTTCGAGGAGGCGCACCGGGCCGCGGCGGCCGGCGGTTCCGCTTCCGGCTCCGCGTCGTCCGGCAGCTTCTCGTCCGATGGGTCCGGTGGCGGCTCGGGGAGCGATGGTGGCGCCTGGTGCGGCTCCTCCGACGGTGGAGGGTCGGGGTGCGGCAGCGGCGGCTCGTCGTGCGGGGGAGGTACGAGCTGTGGGGGTGGCTCGTCGTGCGGGGGCGGGTCGAGCTGTGGCGGCGGTTCCGGCTGCGGGGGCGGCTGA
- a CDS encoding TIGR04222 domain-containing membrane protein, whose protein sequence is MWLLFLLVACAAAVLSCALLCRAAVAAARASSGPAPRRAPGAVPDAAAAGRRGGGLTLYEMAYLSGGPHRLADVVLVLMAQQRRLLLADTGWATVVDPVGKDPVERAALTAIGPDGQRRIPAIRDALVGEDAVREVADRLVTDGLAVPAAVRPGVGSAVRLVQGAALVVLLSAAGAFWMAPAGADSGPLPAWFSLPLILTLGTWAVARFELHPYSDWATTAGERQLPDVRHSPATPATPASLVTLALRGPAALTDPALRAALHSSGA, encoded by the coding sequence ATGTGGCTGCTTTTCCTCCTCGTCGCCTGTGCGGCGGCGGTGCTGTCCTGTGCGCTGCTCTGCCGGGCGGCGGTCGCCGCCGCCCGCGCCTCCTCCGGTCCGGCCCCGCGGCGGGCTCCCGGCGCCGTCCCGGATGCGGCCGCCGCGGGCCGCCGCGGCGGCGGCCTGACCCTGTACGAGATGGCGTACCTCTCCGGCGGGCCGCACCGGCTCGCCGATGTGGTGCTGGTGCTGATGGCCCAGCAGCGACGGCTGCTGCTCGCCGACACCGGCTGGGCCACCGTCGTCGACCCGGTCGGCAAGGACCCCGTCGAGCGTGCCGCCCTCACGGCGATCGGCCCCGACGGGCAGCGCCGCATACCGGCCATACGGGATGCCCTGGTCGGCGAGGACGCGGTGCGGGAGGTGGCCGACCGGCTGGTCACCGACGGGCTGGCGGTGCCCGCCGCGGTCCGTCCGGGCGTCGGCAGCGCCGTCCGCCTGGTGCAGGGCGCCGCGCTCGTGGTGCTGCTGTCCGCCGCCGGGGCCTTCTGGATGGCACCGGCCGGTGCGGACAGCGGGCCGCTGCCGGCGTGGTTCTCGCTGCCGCTGATCCTCACCCTCGGCACCTGGGCCGTGGCCCGTTTCGAGCTGCACCCGTACAGCGACTGGGCGACCACCGCGGGCGAGCGGCAACTGCCCGACGTGCGCCACTCCCCCGCCACTCCTGCCACGCCCGCTTCCCTCGTCACTCTCGCCCTCCGCGGCCCCGCCGCCCTCACCGATCCCGCCTTGCGCGCCGCGCTCCACTCATCCGGGGCATAG
- a CDS encoding alpha/beta hydrolase — protein MRALALYGTIGSLLVTALATAPAGGATGDAAKPPAPVAHRIEFGRCAAVEHLPSTVECGRLTVPLDYARPDGKKIHLTVSRIRATARGERQGALVFNPGGPGASSMEFPLYGGLPKWRRVARAYDFVGYAPRGVGRSAPLSCQNPKEFAKAPTDSRMHPDAEFKRRKRAAAREYARGCVRRAGADLPYYNSVNNARDLDMLRAALGERKLTFMGASYGTYFGAVYATLFPGHVRRMIFDSVVNPSPRKIWYQNNLDQDIAFERRWGDFLRWVARHNGQYHLGTTKKAVQHAYDKAVGKLRRTPLNGKIGPGQLQSAFLKTGYNDAFWPMRAEALSAYLRGNPKPLIAQALPRATGVAEEENSNAVYTAVECNDAPWPHDWGTWNRDNTAVARIAPFETWDNAWMNLPCAYWPERPESASAELDAAVHRADHPAGGQGLADAAGHLARTQVDHLLHGRRGPLDVRTEPGALPPVLLLAAERDAATPYRGALELQRRLPGSSLITENGAGTHGVAFNDNACANKYAEEYLLHGKVPGHRVYCAPRAEPVPGQQKMRAQHALPGK, from the coding sequence GTGAGAGCACTTGCGTTGTACGGCACCATCGGGTCGCTGTTGGTGACCGCCCTCGCCACTGCCCCGGCAGGCGGCGCCACGGGGGACGCCGCCAAGCCACCCGCACCCGTGGCGCACCGCATCGAATTCGGCCGCTGCGCCGCGGTGGAGCATCTGCCGTCGACCGTCGAGTGCGGCAGACTCACCGTTCCTCTCGACTACGCGCGCCCCGACGGCAAGAAGATCCACCTCACCGTCAGCCGGATCCGCGCCACGGCGCGCGGCGAACGGCAGGGCGCCCTGGTCTTCAACCCCGGCGGCCCCGGAGCGTCCAGCATGGAGTTCCCGCTCTACGGGGGGCTCCCCAAGTGGCGCAGGGTGGCCCGTGCCTATGACTTCGTGGGCTACGCACCCCGCGGTGTGGGCCGTTCGGCGCCGCTGTCGTGCCAGAACCCCAAGGAGTTCGCCAAGGCGCCCACCGACAGCCGGATGCACCCCGATGCCGAATTCAAGCGCCGGAAGCGGGCGGCGGCCAGGGAGTACGCCCGCGGCTGCGTCCGCCGGGCCGGCGCGGACCTGCCCTACTACAACTCCGTCAACAACGCCCGCGACCTGGACATGCTGCGGGCCGCGCTCGGCGAGAGGAAGCTGACGTTCATGGGCGCGTCGTACGGGACGTACTTCGGTGCGGTCTATGCGACGCTCTTCCCCGGCCACGTACGGCGGATGATCTTCGACAGTGTCGTCAACCCCTCGCCCCGCAAGATCTGGTACCAGAACAACCTCGACCAGGACATCGCCTTCGAGCGCCGCTGGGGCGACTTTCTGCGCTGGGTCGCCCGGCACAACGGCCAGTACCACCTCGGCACGACCAAGAAGGCGGTACAGCACGCCTACGACAAGGCCGTGGGCAAGCTGCGCCGCACACCGCTCAACGGGAAGATCGGCCCCGGCCAGCTGCAGTCGGCGTTCCTCAAGACCGGCTACAACGACGCCTTCTGGCCGATGCGCGCCGAGGCGCTCTCGGCGTATCTGCGCGGCAACCCCAAGCCGCTGATCGCCCAGGCCCTGCCCCGGGCCACCGGCGTCGCAGAGGAAGAGAACAGCAACGCGGTCTACACGGCCGTGGAGTGCAATGACGCGCCCTGGCCGCACGACTGGGGTACCTGGAACCGCGACAACACCGCGGTCGCCCGGATCGCCCCGTTCGAGACCTGGGACAACGCCTGGATGAACCTGCCGTGCGCCTACTGGCCCGAGCGGCCGGAGTCGGCCTCGGCGGAGCTCGACGCCGCGGTGCACCGCGCCGACCACCCCGCCGGCGGGCAGGGCCTGGCCGATGCGGCCGGTCATCTGGCCAGGACCCAGGTCGACCACCTGCTCCACGGACGGCGCGGTCCGCTCGATGTCCGTACGGAGCCCGGTGCGCTGCCGCCGGTGCTGCTGCTGGCCGCCGAGCGGGACGCGGCGACGCCGTACCGGGGGGCGCTGGAGCTCCAGCGGCGGCTGCCCGGCTCCTCGCTGATCACCGAGAACGGCGCGGGCACCCACGGCGTCGCGTTCAACGACAACGCCTGTGCGAACAAGTACGCCGAGGAGTATCTGCTGCACGGGAAGGTCCCGGGGCACCGGGTGTACTGCGCGCCGCGCGCGGAGCCGGTGCCGGGCCAGCAGAAGATGCGGGCGCAGCACGCACTGCCGGGGAAGTAG
- the hemQ gene encoding hydrogen peroxide-dependent heme synthase has protein sequence MDDMTDASTPASAPQTPAAPEKVPHAGKKAKDLNEVIRYTLWSVFKLRDVLPEDRGGYADEVEELFAQLAAKDVVVRGTYDVSGLRADADLMIWWHSESSDALQEAYNLFRRTRLGRALEPVWSNMALHRPAEFNKSHIPAFLADEQPRAYVSVYPFVRSYEWYLLPDEDRRRMLADHGKMARGFPDVRANTVPSFSLGDYEWVLAFEADELYRIVDLMRHLRGSEARMHVREEIPFYTGRRKPVAELVAGLA, from the coding sequence ATGGACGACATGACAGACGCTTCCACTCCCGCTTCCGCGCCGCAGACCCCCGCGGCGCCCGAGAAGGTGCCGCACGCCGGCAAGAAGGCCAAGGACCTCAACGAGGTCATCCGCTACACCCTCTGGTCCGTGTTCAAGCTGCGCGACGTCCTCCCGGAGGACCGCGGCGGCTACGCCGACGAGGTCGAGGAGCTGTTCGCGCAGCTCGCGGCCAAGGACGTGGTGGTCCGCGGCACGTACGACGTGTCCGGTCTGCGGGCCGACGCGGACCTGATGATCTGGTGGCACTCGGAGAGCTCCGACGCCCTCCAGGAGGCGTACAACCTCTTCCGCCGGACCCGTCTCGGCCGTGCGCTGGAGCCGGTGTGGTCGAACATGGCGCTGCACCGCCCCGCCGAGTTCAACAAGTCGCACATCCCGGCCTTCCTCGCCGACGAGCAGCCGCGCGCCTATGTGAGCGTCTACCCCTTCGTGCGCTCCTACGAGTGGTACCTCCTCCCCGACGAGGACCGCCGCCGGATGCTGGCCGACCACGGCAAGATGGCCCGCGGCTTCCCGGACGTGCGCGCCAACACCGTGCCGTCCTTCTCGCTCGGCGACTACGAGTGGGTGCTGGCCTTCGAGGCCGATGAGCTGTACCGCATCGTCGACCTGATGCGTCATCTGCGCGGCTCCGAGGCGCGGATGCACGTCCGCGAGGAGATCCCGTTCTACACGGGGCGGCGCAAGCCCGTCGCCGAGCTGGTCGCGGGCCTGGCGTAA